TAAAGTATTAAATCAGGGGACTGATGACTCTTCCAACCCTGTTATTCTAGTTCAGTATAATTAGTTTTCAGAACTGTTGCTAGgcaaaatttgtaaataaagctagaaaattattattattattattattattattattatttttttttttttaatttcaggctGTACAAAGTAACTATTTCAAATGGGTATGATGATTTTCTATAGGAACTTTCTATAGGATTTTCTATTGTATCTTTAGCAGGATTCTTTATTGAGAACACATGCTGTTGGTAGCTGCAGTCAtcaagtccaactaaggcagtgatacattgtattttatatacattttagggCCAGTGCCTAGAGATAGAGACAAAGCACTTGGTAGACGACCTTAAACAAAgcatgtaaattaaatattcagATATAGGATCCCGCCCCATCATAACTATTCAAAGAATGGCACAGGGGCTCCAAGAGCCATTAAAGACAAAAGGTGAGAGTGGTTTATAAGACTTAGAAGAAAGAGAACAGGAACTCGCAGGAACTCGCTGGAAACTTTGCTTAACAGAATTATTCATCTGATGTCATCATctttaccttaaaatgctaaatacaatgtacttaaCCCTCGTTTTTCATGTGATGTTAGGTCAGGACGTAGGATCAGCAAAtgttaaacagattcttaagaTTCTTTGTAATCCCACACACTGTATGTTGTCAATTTCAGCATAATAAATGTAagatgtgcatgtaaacactaTTGCAGTAAGAGAGTGATTAATTTGAATATAGCAGAAGCACAGTTTTtatcacaattattttttttttaatgagaacTGCAAACCAGGTTAGAATTTATGTAAAGGATTTATATGGAAGatttatatggaaaaaaaaaaatcacttaatcACTGTCTTTTTACATCTTTCTTAAAGGCTCAACTGCAGACAACAGTCAGGATGCTCTTTGTGATTTCAAAGATACCAGCCTCAGACTGAAGAACAAATTAAAACGGGACTACAAGCGGATATTGGTTGGTAATTCACAGACTGGTCATCGGGAATACCTGAACAATATTTACACTGATTTATATGTGGTGGAGAATGATACCGGAGGACGAGTGAACGACCATGAGGTGATACAGATGGAATCACATCACAACCGACTGAATGCCAAAGAGACACCAATCAAGTGTAATGACGTGTTTAAAATCCAGTGTGACACAGGTCAACAAAATGGAAAAGTACTGACAATAGGGATTGCAGGAGTGGGAAAAACTGTCTCTGTCAATAAATTCATCCTTGACTgggctgaaggaaaagaaaatcagGATATAGTCTTCATATTTCCACTTCCATTCCGTAGACTTAATTTGATTAAAGAAGAGTACAGTCTCATAGCACTGCTTAACAAATACTTCTTTAGTAGTCCTGAAGAACTGTCCTCTCTTCCTGAAGATGACGGTAAGGTCATGTTTATCTTTGATGGGCTGGATGAATGTCGCTTCCCTCTGAACTTTGAAGAGGATGACGCATGTATagatttgaaagaaaaaacaactgtGAGTAAGATAATTACAAACCTTATCAATACACATCTggttccctctgctctcatctggatcacatccagaccagcagcagctggTCTCATACCCCGAGACTACATTGATAAAGTGACAGAAGTGCGAGGATTTAACAATGAGCAGAAAGTGCAATACTTcaaaaaaaacagcagtccTGAAGTTTCTGAAAACATTATCTGTCATATAAGGAAATCCAGGAGCCTgtacatcatgtgccacatccctgtcttctgctggatctctcTCACTGTTCTTCAGCCTCTACTGGCTCAAGAAAGCAATGACAAAATTCCCACAACTCTCACAGGGATGTACACAAACTTCTTACTTACTCAGCAGCaacagatggaaaaaaaatacaaagataaTCCTGAACCTAAAGCCAAGGTGAAGTCTTTTGGTAAGATTATTCTAAAGCTTGGAAAACTGGCCTTTCAACAGCTGGAGAAAAGACACCTGATTTTCGACAAAGAAGATCTTGAGGAATGTGGACTAGATGTCAGTGAAGGGTCATTGTACTCAGGGCTTTGCACCCGGATGTTTAAGGAGGAAAAGATTGAGAAAATAGAAGTTTACAGCTTCGTACATCTCAGCGTACAGGAATTCCTTGCTGCTCTCTATGTGTTTTTGATTGGCAAAGACAAGAAAGCAAACCCATTTGTTAAATCCTGGAGAGAAAATCTGACATGGAAACTCTCCAAAAAGCCACTGTTTCAGCTTCATAAGACTGCGATCAACAAGGCTTTACTCAGTGAGAATGGACACCTGGACCTTTTCCTCCGGTTCTTTCTTGGTCTCTCTCTGGAATCCAATCAGAGAGACCTAAAGTTAATGCTGCccaaactgaaactaaaaacaGAGAACATTAAAGACACTGTTGACTATATCAAACAGAAAATAGAGACAGAAAAATCAGTAGAGAGGACCATCAATCTCTTCCACTGTCGGAGTGAACTGAAAGATGACTTTGTGGAGGAAATCCAGAAGAATCTGAGCTCAGGAAATCTTTCAGCACAGAATCTCTCCTCTGCTCAGTGGTCTAGCCTGGTGTTTGTGCTCCTGATGTCAGAAGAGGCTCAAGAGAAGTTTGAACTGCAAAAATACAGAAGATCTGATGAAGCACTAATGATAATGCTGCCAGTCATCAAAAACACCAGAAGAGCACTGTAAGGATTTtctttacattcatttatatataaagaGTTTGATTCCAAAACGCAATAAACAccatttgaacaaaaaaaaaaaaaaaaaaattgagtttcaAACTCTTCATATACTGTTGGTCTTTTGTAATTGGGTATAATTTTTACATAGATGACTTGCTGGCCTTGACTGTATAAGTAAGTTATGGCTATGATAAAATATATCAATGTGTGTGAAGATATTGAGTTTTACCcattttattattcttaattGTATCATAAATTAAAGAAACACTTATGTTCTCTACACAGACTACAGAGCTGTAATCTCACTTCTCAGTCTTGTAAAAGTTTGTTATCAGTTTTACAATCCTCAAACTGTTTTCTGAGAGAGCTcgacctgagtaacaatgacctgcaggattcaGAAGTTAAGCTtctttctgatggactgaagagtcTAAAATGTCAGCTGGAGATACTGAGGTTTGAAATCAAATACTTTATTGTTTGCATTaagttaattattaaaaatcacACTACTATGATTGATTATGTATGCAattccattttgtttttattgttcagatTTTCCAAATGTAATCTCACTGCTCAGTGTTGTGAGAGTTTATCATCAGTTTTACAATCCTCAATCTGTGttctgagagagctggacctgagtaacaatgacctgcaggatttAGGAGTGAAGCTcctttctgatggactgaagagtccaaactgtcagctggAGATATTGAGGTTTGAGTTCAGATACTTTATAGTTTGCATGATGTCAGGGGTTTTCAACCTGTGGGCTGTCAGGGGTTTTCAGCACCCATTAAGGGGGGCGCAAGCAGCACCTGTCAATTCAGAAGCATACACTTGAGTAAACAGCTGCAAATGTGAGATTTTACTAGCAAATCTTTAGTCATCCTCTAGAGGGGGCAAGTTGACTATTCTCGCAGTTAATCATTGGCTATGGTTACAGCAGTTTTGATGGAACTGAATTTgagcaaaaacaactaaaaacaaaatggactGATGGCTTGAAAAAAATCAAGAATACCAGAGATGATAAAAACTAAGGTTAAACTTAATGAAAAACGAGCTCAGCCATCACTCTAAAGTCGGTAAgctgtttatatttttgaagtTTCAGTTTTTAACTAATACcctgtctacaccagacgcgagAGGCATGATGCAACACAAAATCTctgacagtaaactgatgccttgttctatttctgacatgTTCCAAAGTGCCGGCTTTACTTTTGACACAAAcaacaaatggatttgcaatgCAATGCCTCACTTTgttgcatccagtgtagacatcCGCAACCTATTGTGGCAAGGTGGAATGTGACAATGGTCTTGTCTGGTGTAGAAACGGGGTTTGCACACTATATGCAGCATATTAAGTAATATAACAATTATGTTCGAATGCGTCAAGTTATATATGGATGATGTTCACGTTAATTGGGATTAGGGGAGCATGAGTGAAATTAGATAAATGTAGGGGGGCACGTGTCCGAAAAGGTTGAAAACCTCTGCATTAagctaattattaaaaatgggACTGCTAAGATTAATTCTGTATGTaatcacattttgtttttattgttcagatTTCCCATATGTAATCTCACTGCTCAGTGTTGTGAGAGTTTGTCATCAGTTTTACAATCCTCAAACTGTTCTGAGAGAGCTGGAACTGAGtaacaattttaaaatcattaacaGAATTCTATCACAATAAATGATTTTGTCACTGAATGTGATCTCTGCTCTCAATGGAATGtcaggaaaaaaagacaaatgtgatttgatttttttttctcctgtctCCTTATCTcactcattttgacattgatgagcATTGTTAgactaaaaacttttaaaactttttgtccTCCAAATAACAAACAGAGCTGCGTGTAaagtgcagcagagcagcatcaagaatatcaaatattgagggacaatttggccatttctcatttttggggAGACTTTGGGGAGTCCCTCTAAATGTCTATGGTGGCTATATATCTAACATATACTCTACATTTCATAAAAGATATGTATCAtatcttttacatttaaaatttataataaactaCTACACCGAGTTGTGCCTCTGAAGCGTCAGAGTTAGAGCCCATTCTCCTTTAGttgtggatttaaaaaaaaaaaaaaaaaactatgaataAATATGCCATTTGAACTGTTGCTGTGTTTGTAGATTGTCTGGCTGTatggtgacagaggaaggctgtcattatgtgtcttcagctctgagttcaaactcctcacacctgagagagctggatctaAGCTACAATTACCCAGGAGATTCAGGAGTCAAGCTGCTCACCGATACACTCATCCATCAAAACCGCCCACTGGATAAACTCAAGTATGTTGAGCAGGAAGagtttgaatttatttatttcacacatttacAAAAGTTGTAACGGAGAATTAATTATACTACAGTGCagttgaatgcttgaatctgattgttTGACAAACATTCTACAGTGTGACATCATTTCCAGTAAACGCAaagctaaagtagttccaggctGGTCTTGACTGCATTAGTTACTTTGCCAAATGATTGCAGTTATTTCAAAGGTCCTTACGTcttacaacagcaaaagaaacaaagcCCACAATGACAttgtacaaataaatataacaaaaaatgggataaaaacaaactatttttatgattttcccATGAAAaaggttttattatttatgggAAGCATGCTTTCTCCCACTCAATGTCCCATACAAACgaacacatacagtacagacacacacatgcacagaaaCTTGTTAGTGCTGCCTCGCAATTTCATCTGCAAAACTGTTTCACAACTTATGTAGTATGTCTGAAAAAGGGACTGTATTAAGTGATGTCCGACATCTATCTTTCCTCAGTGGGTGTTGGTCAAAACACTGGATCCAATCAGCTCCTTCCAAAGGAGGTTTATTTATTCCTAACACAATAGCAACTTTCATCCAGGCTGTACAGAACACAGCTGTACACGGGCTTAACAGAGTTAATCCGTTTTCACCGTAGGggagtgtgtgtacatatacagGAATATAAATGgggtttgtgtgtatgtatgtgtgtggccTACAATAGAAAGAGAATAAAGacataaattcataaataaacGTACACATTTCAGGTATTATACAgagacattatattttatagtttacaTAATCGTTGAAGAAATTCTCAAGTTAAATGTTATGAAAGAATTAAACTATATAATCAACAATGGAATCTTATACCACCACCTAGtggtcaagtcacctttatttatatagcactttttacaatgtagattgtgtcaaagcagctttacagtgataactggtatataattttggctgcacagcagctcttaaagaaaatgttgtcaatgcaggcagatgcaaagcactgttgaatgcCAAATGTCAAATGTCCCCAAGTAAGCAAGCCTAAAGCCCCGTTCACACCGCTAGCGACTTTTTCATTGCATGTCACTAGTCTCCTACTGTGAAGTCGCTTTTGGGGGCGTTCCTAGTGCTGTCGCTCTAATATCATTGGTAGACTGCACGTCTGATCATATCTATAGAAAATGCAATCACAAATGATATATAAAactaagaaatcattctaatttgactAGGAATTaggtttaaaataattaaaacagtaaCATTCTGCTGTTGTAGAGTGTTGTGTCTGCAGAGATCAGTGCAATAAATCATTAACTAGATTAATGATCGGTTTATCAACAAATTGAACTCATTCATactgtcaaaaaataataaaacgtCATTCGAATTTGACAAATAATCAATTTTCTTGTCCCTAATAATCAACATAATGCAGGGGAAACTGTAATATGAACTGCAGTAGTGCTAAACTGCTCACAGCATTATGTAGtccaatattcctgctgctgtctgtcatgttaatcaaagaacaaaagacaaagaaaccaatcagtctctcaggatcattgtgaagcgatcaagccacgccctagcaaccatatagagcaccatagcaacaagttccatagacttccactgaaaaagatcaaaggaatatctttggatagaagtgtcataggaacatgagggtgggctcatttgactTAGGGCAGCAAACGGccaatcacgaatcaccttcaacacttcatagccacaccctagcaaccattaaGAGCTACCTAGCAACCTAAATCCAAAGAGGGATATCTTAACATCTGAAAGACATAGAagcatgggggttggtttatattggcaagcagcctttggagtatcatcattggtagctgccaagccactccctagcaaccgttttgcaAGACCTATATGTCTGTATCAGAATATCGTAGAGACAAGGGGGTTGGCTTTTTTGACTCATGCTTACAAACTGGACTTCATGCTACACCTGCTAGCATAGaacagctacatgctaatagcgATTAGCTAAGTGTTAAATCAGGCTTAAAACATGTGATGAACTTTATAAAAACTCCACAGTAACTAtgtgacaactaccaaccacctagtaacacaatttcaaccacccaggttaccatagcaaccggccagaacaccatagcaaccgcctagcaacaccgtagtgaccaccccaagtaccttagcaactgcctagcgaccgcctagcaaccacccagtttaccatagcaaccgcctagcaaccacccagaacaccctagcaacaccttagcaaccaccccaagtaccttagcaactgcctagcaaccacccaggttaccatagcaaccgcctagcaaccacccagaacaccctagcaactgcctagcaaccactcagaacaccttagcaactgcctagcaacaccctagcaaccgagtgccgaATTTTGCCAccgcaagcaccattcacattttcttcaggaaatgtacattctagttttatttgttcttcttttattactgactttttaattgtgttttttttaatgaatataaagcaggcgcaatgatattacacagcgtctctcacaaatgtctccatggttgcaaggcacgctccctgtgcaagcagggggtcacaggcgctgcgtaatatcattgcgcctgctgcagccatggtacggcagcaaagttccttgattattacgccggaatgagagtatagttcctagtcatatcggcctagaaaatcacagcttttcattttccgtcggtcttagtacgcaatgtaactacagaagagtcaagttttaagtaggaaaaatatcaaaactcttcaTCATTtcgtcatttttgagcgagatgctaacgatctaatcagattcaatgaactatgctaagctatgctaagaGTGGTATCGCCAGAATTGGAGATctgctgaatggattcgaaaacgg
The Ctenopharyngodon idella isolate HZGC_01 chromosome 4, HZGC01, whole genome shotgun sequence genome window above contains:
- the LOC127510584 gene encoding NACHT, LRR and PYD domains-containing protein 3-like isoform X4, coding for MLQLCERAMASSVPSVISQELLEKSLKELKKAELKEFQTRLENNHECISKSDMENADIIDTVDKMVACFGPEEAVKNTVEILRKINQNNLAEQLENKHKQDQAKGNMMTFVPVGAPSKEKCGSTADNSQDALCDFKDTSLRLKNKLKRDYKRILVGNSQTGHREYLNNIYTDLYVVENDTGGRVNDHEVIQMESHHNRLNAKETPIKCNDVFKIQCDTGQQNGKVLTIGIAGVGKTVSVNKFILDWAEGKENQDIVFIFPLPFRRLNLIKEEYSLIALLNKYFFSSPEELSSLPEDDGKVMFIFDGLDECRFPLNFEEDDACIDLKEKTTVSKIITNLINTHLVPSALIWITSRPAAAGLIPRDYIDKVTEVRGFNNEQKVQYFKKNSSPEVSENIICHIRKSRSLYIMCHIPVFCWISLTVLQPLLAQESNDKIPTTLTGMYTNFLLTQQQQMEKKYKDNPEPKAKVKSFGKIILKLGKLAFQQLEKRHLIFDKEDLEECGLDVSEGSLYSGLCTRMFKEEKIEKIEVYSFVHLSVQEFLAALYVFLIGKDKKANPFVKSWRENLTWKLSKKPLFQLHKTAINKALLSENGHLDLFLRFFLGLSLESNQRDLKLMLPKLKLKTENIKDTVDYIKQKIETEKSVERTINLFHCRSELKDDFVEEIQKNLSSGNLSAQNLSSAQWSSLVFVLLMSEEAQEKFELQKYRRSDEALMIMLPVIKNTRRALLQSCNLTSQSCKSLLSVLQSSNCFLRELDLSNNDLQDSEVKLLSDGLKSLKCQLEILRFSKCNLTAQCCESLSSVLQSSICVLRELDLSNNDLQDLGVKLLSDGLKSPNCQLEILRLSGCMVTEEGCHYVSSALSSNSSHLRELDLSYNYPGDSGVKLLTDTLIHQNRPLDKLKFPSAQSGSEHSE
- the LOC127510584 gene encoding NLR family CARD domain-containing protein 3-like isoform X2; the protein is MMTFVPVGAPSKEKCGSTADNSQDALCDFKDTSLRLKNKLKRDYKRILVGNSQTGHREYLNNIYTDLYVVENDTGGRVNDHEVIQMESHHNRLNAKETPIKCNDVFKIQCDTGQQNGKVLTIGIAGVGKTVSVNKFILDWAEGKENQDIVFIFPLPFRRLNLIKEEYSLIALLNKYFFSSPEELSSLPEDDGKVMFIFDGLDECRFPLNFEEDDACIDLKEKTTVSKIITNLINTHLVPSALIWITSRPAAAGLIPRDYIDKVTEVRGFNNEQKVQYFKKNSSPEVSENIICHIRKSRSLYIMCHIPVFCWISLTVLQPLLAQESNDKIPTTLTGMYTNFLLTQQQQMEKKYKDNPEPKAKVKSFGKIILKLGKLAFQQLEKRHLIFDKEDLEECGLDVSEGSLYSGLCTRMFKEEKIEKIEVYSFVHLSVQEFLAALYVFLIGKDKKANPFVKSWRENLTWKLSKKPLFQLHKTAINKALLSENGHLDLFLRFFLGLSLESNQRDLKLMLPKLKLKTENIKDTVDYIKQKIETEKSVERTINLFHCRSELKDDFVEEIQKNLSSGNLSAQNLSSAQWSSLVFVLLMSEEAQEKFELQKYRRSDEALMIMLPVIKNTRRALLQSCNLTSQSCKSLLSVLQSSNCFLRELDLSNNDLQDSEVKLLSDGLKSLKCQLEILRFSKCNLTAQCCESLSSVLQSSICVLRELDLSNNDLQDLGVKLLSDGLKSPNCQLEILRLSGCMVTEEGCHYVSSALSSNSSHLRELDLSYNYPGDSGVKLLTDTLIHQNRPLDKLNVDHGGEIRITAGLHKYSHQLNLDLNTVNEHLCLSEDNRVITYTDTDQPYPDHPDRFDYAEQVLCRESVCERCYWEIEWSGKYVHISVSYKSIRRKGRGNECGFGGNNQSWSLFCTSSSCSFRHNDIQTELPVKPIISSRIGVYVDHSAGTLSFYRVSGDTMSLIHTVQTTFTQPLYPGFYVYNGSVKLC
- the LOC127510584 gene encoding NACHT, LRR and PYD domains-containing protein 3-like isoform X1; the protein is MLQLCERAMASSVPSVISQELLEKSLKELKKAELKEFQTRLENNHECISKSDMENADIIDTVDKMVACFGPEEAVKNTVEILRKINQNNLAEQLENKHKQDQAKGNMMTFVPVGAPSKEKCGSTADNSQDALCDFKDTSLRLKNKLKRDYKRILVGNSQTGHREYLNNIYTDLYVVENDTGGRVNDHEVIQMESHHNRLNAKETPIKCNDVFKIQCDTGQQNGKVLTIGIAGVGKTVSVNKFILDWAEGKENQDIVFIFPLPFRRLNLIKEEYSLIALLNKYFFSSPEELSSLPEDDGKVMFIFDGLDECRFPLNFEEDDACIDLKEKTTVSKIITNLINTHLVPSALIWITSRPAAAGLIPRDYIDKVTEVRGFNNEQKVQYFKKNSSPEVSENIICHIRKSRSLYIMCHIPVFCWISLTVLQPLLAQESNDKIPTTLTGMYTNFLLTQQQQMEKKYKDNPEPKAKVKSFGKIILKLGKLAFQQLEKRHLIFDKEDLEECGLDVSEGSLYSGLCTRMFKEEKIEKIEVYSFVHLSVQEFLAALYVFLIGKDKKANPFVKSWRENLTWKLSKKPLFQLHKTAINKALLSENGHLDLFLRFFLGLSLESNQRDLKLMLPKLKLKTENIKDTVDYIKQKIETEKSVERTINLFHCRSELKDDFVEEIQKNLSSGNLSAQNLSSAQWSSLVFVLLMSEEAQEKFELQKYRRSDEALMIMLPVIKNTRRALLQSCNLTSQSCKSLLSVLQSSNCFLRELDLSNNDLQDSEVKLLSDGLKSLKCQLEILRFSKCNLTAQCCESLSSVLQSSICVLRELDLSNNDLQDLGVKLLSDGLKSPNCQLEILRLSGCMVTEEGCHYVSSALSSNSSHLRELDLSYNYPGDSGVKLLTDTLIHQNRPLDKLNVDHGGEIRITAGLHKYSHQLNLDLNTVNEHLCLSEDNRVITYTDTDQPYPDHPDRFDYAEQVLCRESVCERCYWEIEWSGKYVHISVSYKSIRRKGRGNECGFGGNNQSWSLFCTSSSCSFRHNDIQTELPVKPIISSRIGVYVDHSAGTLSFYRVSGDTMSLIHTVQTTFTQPLYPGFYVYNGSVKLC
- the LOC127510584 gene encoding NACHT, LRR and PYD domains-containing protein 3-like isoform X3, with translation MLQLCERAMASSVPSVISQELLEKSLKELKKAELKEFQTRLENNHECISKSDMENADIIDTVDKMVACFGPEEAVKNTVEILRKINQNNLAEQLENKHKQDQAKGNMMTFVPVGAPSKEKCGSTADNSQDALCDFKDTSLRLKNKLKRDYKRILVGNSQTGHREYLNNIYTDLYVVENDTGGRVNDHEVIQMESHHNRLNAKETPIKCNDVFKIQCDTGQQNGKVLTIGIAGVGKTVSVNKFILDWAEGKENQDIVFIFPLPFRRLNLIKEEYSLIALLNKYFFSSPEELSSLPEDDGKVMFIFDGLDECRFPLNFEEDDACIDLKEKTTVSKIITNLINTHLVPSALIWITSRPAAAGLIPRDYIDKVTEVRGFNNEQKVQYFKKNSSPEVSENIICHIRKSRSLYIMCHIPVFCWISLTVLQPLLAQESNDKIPTTLTGMYTNFLLTQQQQMEKKYKDNPEPKAKVKSFGKIILKLGKLAFQQLEKRHLIFDKEDLEECGLDVSEGSLYSGLCTRMFKEEKIEKIEVYSFVHLSVQEFLAALYVFLIGKDKKANPFVKSWRENLTWKLSKKPLFQLHKTAINKALLSENGHLDLFLRFFLGLSLESNQRDLKLMLPKLKLKTENIKDTVDYIKQKIETEKSVERTINLFHCRSELKDDFVEEIQKNLSSGNLSAQNLSSAQWSSLVFVLLMSEEAQEKFELQKYRRSDEALMIMLPVIKNTRRALLQSCNLTSQSCKSLLSVLQSSNCFLRELDLSNNDLQDSEVKLLSDGLKSLKCQLEILRFSKCNLTAQCCESLSSVLQSSICVLRELDLSNNDLQDLGVKLLSDGLKSPNCQLEILRLSGCMVTEEGCHYVSSALSSNSSHLRELDLSYNYPGDSGVKLLTDTLIHQNRPLDKLNVDHGGEIRITAGLHKWTCILKCGSAGERNMKRPSALDLCKLIAVSHFI